One genomic region from Clarias gariepinus isolate MV-2021 ecotype Netherlands chromosome 20, CGAR_prim_01v2, whole genome shotgun sequence encodes:
- the dctpp1 gene encoding glutamyl-tRNA(Gln) amidotransferase subunit B, mitochondrial: MEAKHNGCVHESATPRAQHDDSAERFRFSVDPSLEDIRRMQADFTDERDWNQFHQPRNLLLALVGEVGEVSELFQWRGEVAEGLPGWTEAERENLAHELSDVLIYLVELAEKCRVDLPQAVLRKMALNRLKYPASKVHGSAKKYTEYQD; the protein is encoded by the coding sequence atggaagCTAAACATAACGGTTGTGTGCACGAGAGCGCTACTCCACGCGCGCAGCACGATGACTCAGCAGAGAGGTTCCGCTTCAGCGTGGACCCGAGTCTCGAGGACATCAGGCGCATGCAGGCCGATTTCACGGACGAGCGCGACTGGAATCAGTTCCACCAGCCCCGGAACCTGCTGCTGGCGCTGGTCGGGGAGGTGGGCGAGGTGTCCGAGCTGTTCCAGTGGCGCGGGGAGGTGGCGGAGGGCTTGCCGGGCTGGACCGAGGCCGAGCGGGAGAACCTGGCCCATGAGCTCAGCGACGTGCTCATCTACCTGGTGGAGCTCGCCGAGAAGTGCCGCGTGGACCTGCCGCAGGCCGTGCTGCGCAAGATGGCCCTCAACCGTCTCAAGTATCCGGCCAGCAAAGTCCACGGCTCGGCCAAGAAGTACACCGAGTACCAGGACTGA
- the gatb gene encoding glutamyl-tRNA(Gln) amidotransferase subunit B, mitochondrial codes for MAASCTANRAMLHKCLRFKTMSNGVFIRRIWTPGSKCQLQQLPHKLQSESAPQLVGVVALEIHAQIQATSKLFSSSRVGFSAPPNSHVSFFDASLPGTLPVLNRRCVEAAVMTGLALDCKINTKSLFDRKHYFYADLPAGYQITQQRVPIAVNGCLSFSYLGGRKRSEVITKTVRVRQIQLEQDSGKSLHDDQRSRTLIDLNRAGVGLMEVVMDPDMCCGEEAAAAVRELQLILQTLGTCQGNMAEGQLRVDANVSVHHPGEPLGVRTEVKNINSARFVAKAIDFEIQRQIEVLQSGGTVLNETRSFDSKTGTTVPMRDKEGLQDYRFMPEPNLPPLFVYEGVSSVPHGVDPAHVVVIDRLKAQIPELPGVKRARLMEEYGILPEHSFTLVNEDGLMDFFEQVVQKTNTEPKKLIGWVIKELMGNLHQQNLKVTQSPVSPEALAQLLNLLESGFISSSAAKVVFQEMWRAPDKGVEQLVKELDLGLISDREELVKICQRVMDAHPDLVQVIRGGNKKVLNKLMGAVQKESKGRADPVQLRNILEEMTS; via the exons ATGGCCGCCTCCTGTACGGCTAACAGAGCTATGCTGCACAAATGTCTTCGGTTTAAAACTATGTCTAATGGTGTGTTTATCAGAAGAATATGGACGCCCGGGTCTAAATGTCAACTTCAGCAACTTCCGCACAAGTTACAGAGtgaaag TGCTCCTCAGCTGGTGGGCGTGGTTGCCTTGGAGATCCATGCGCAGATTCAGGCCACGTCCAAGCTGTTCTCCAGCTCACGTGTTGGATTCTCAGCCCCGCCCAATTCACACGTGTCCTTCTTCGACGCCTCGCTTCCTGGCACGCTTCCG gtTCTGAACAGGAGGTGTGTCGAGGCGGCTGTGATGACCGGTCTCGCCCTCGACTGCAAAATCAACACGAAATCTCTTTTCGACAGGAAGCACTACTTCTACGCCGATCTGCCT GCAGGTTATCAGATCACGCAGCAGCGAGTGCCCATTGCAGTGAACGGATGTCTCAGCTTCAGTTATTTAGGTGGGAGGAAGAGGAGTGAGGTGATAACGAAGActgtgagagtgagacagatccAGCTGGAGCAGGACAGCGGCAAAAGTCTTCATGACGACCAGAGGAGCCGGACGCTCATCGACCTGAACCGCGCCG gtgTGGGTCTGATGGAGGTGGTAATGGATCCTGACATGTGTTGTGGTGAAGAAGCAGCAGCTGCAGTTCGAGAGCTTCAGCTCATCCTACAGACACTTGGAACGTGCCAGGGAAATATGGCCG AGGGACAGCTGCGAGTGGATGCTAACGTATCTGTCCATCATCCTGGAGAGCCGCTTGGTGTTCGCACTGAAGTAAAGAACATCAACAGCGCTCGGTTTGTTGCCAAGGCAATCG ATTTTGAGATCCAAAGACAGATTGAGGTTCTGCAGAGTGGAGGCACGGTTCTGAACGAGACAAGATCTTTCGACAGCAAAaccgg AACGACTGTACCAATGAGAGATAAAGAGGGTCTACAAGACTACAG ATTTATGCCAGAGCCCAATCTTCCTCCTCTGTTTGTTTATGAGGGCGTGTCCTCCGTGCCGCATGGCGTTGACCCCGCCCACGTGGTGGTGATTGACAGACTGAAGGCCCAGATCCCTGAGCTGCCCGGCGTAAAGAGGGCGAGACTAATGGAGGAGTACGGCATCCTGCCTGAGCACAGCTTTACTCTGGTG AATGAAGACGGACTGATGGACTTTTTCGAGCAAGTCGTCCAAAAGACTAACACGGAGCCTAAGAAGCTGATTGGCTGGGTGATAAAGGAGCTGATGGGGAACCTGCACCAGCAAAACCTAAAAGTTACCCAGAG CCCCGTGTCTCCCGAGGCTCTCGCACAGCTGCTGAATCTTCTCGAATCTGGTTTCATCTCCTCTTCTGCTGCTAAAGTG GTATTCCAGGAGATGTGGAGGGCTCCGGATAAGGGTGTCGAGCAGCTGGTGAAGGAACTGGATTTAGGGCTTATCAGTGATCGAGAGGAACTCGTAAAGATCTGCCAGAGAGTGATGGATGCTCATCCTGATCTG GTGCAGGTGATCAGAGGGGGCAATAAGAAGGTGCTAAATAAGCTCATGGGTGCCGTTCAGAAGGAGTCCAAAGGTCGAGCCGATCCAGTCCAGCTCAGAAACATTTTGGAGGAAATGACATCATGA